DNA from Geobacter sulfurreducens PCA:
TGGCATTGGCGCACTGATGGTGTTCTGTTCATTTCTCGTGTCGTGCGGAATTCTCATTCAGTTGCTTTCACTCCCTGTGGAGGAGAGGTTCTTTGAGAAGTCCCTCTTCACATGGATCGCTGCCGGTACATTTAAGACTGACATTGGTTTCCTCATCGACCCGCTCTCGACACTTATGATCATGGTGGTAACCGGTGTCGGTTTCCTGATTCACGTTTACTCCATAGGCTACATGCACGGCGAAGAAGGGTTTTACCGGTACTTTACTTACCTGAACCTCTTCACGTTCTCCATGCTTTTGCTGGTCCTGGGCAGTAACCTGCTCCTGATGTTTGTCGGTTGGGAAGGTGTCGGTCTCTGTTCCTATCTGCTCATCGGTTACTACTTCCATAAAAAATCCGCTGGTGATGCTGGCAAAAAAGCATTCGTGATGAACCGGGTCGGTGATTTTGGCTTCCTTCTCGGTACATTTACGCTGTTCTGGTATCTTGGCCAGAACCATAATGTATGGACCATCAACTTCCGTGAGCTTTCCGCTAATGCACACTTGCTGCCCGTAGGTGGGATAGTTACGGTAATCACGCTCTGCTTCTTCCTGGGAGCCACCGGCAAATCTGCACAGATACCCCTCTATACATGGCTTCCCGACGCCATGGAGGGTCCCACACCCGTATCAGCCCTCATCCATGCCGCAACAATGGTTACTGCGGGTGTGTACATGATTGGCCGCCTGAATTTCGTGTACATCAGATCGCATGAAACAATGATGATTGTTGCAATTATCGGTGCGGCAACCGCGATTTTCGCCGCGACCATCGGTACGGCTCAGAATGATATCAAGCGAGTTCTGGCATACTCCACGGTTTCTCAGCTCGGGTTCATGTTCCTTGCAATGGGCGTTGGTGCATTCACTGCAGGTATCTTCCACCTCATGACCCACGCCTTTTTCAAGGCATGTCTGTTCCTTGGTTCCGGTTCGGTTATCCATGCAATGCACCATGCACTCCATCATGCGCACTCTCATGATGACCCGCAAGACATGCGCAACATGGGCGGTCTGCGCAAGGCCATGCCGATTACCTTCCTGACATTCCTTGCTTCAACCATTGCTATTGCAGGTATTCCCGGCTTCTCCGGCTTCTTCTCAAAGGACGAGATTCTCTGGCAAGCGTTTGCCAACCCCCTGCATGGCAGTCTCAATATGATTCTGTGGGGTACTGGTGCCGTTGCCGCAGGGTTCACAGCCTTCTACATGTTCCGCTTGGTGTTCATGACGTTCACTGGCGAGTGCCGGATTAACCCGAAGGCCAAGGATCATCTCCATGAGTCACCCTTTGTTATAACGTTCCCTCTTATTGTCCTTGGCATACTCGCCGTAGTTGGAGGCTATGTGGGGATGCCCAAGGTTCTGGGCATGCTGCCCAACTACCTTGAGCACTATCTTGAGCCTGTCTTTGTTGGGTCCCACGAGTTCATGCAGCAGCAGCTGCAAGGGCATGGTGAAGCACATCACAGCCACGCACTTGAGTTTGGACTCATGGGACTGTCGGTACTCATTGCACTGGTGGGTATATCGATTGCCTATGTCCTCTATGTGATGTCTCCGTCACTGCCCGCAAAGTTTACAGCCGCGTTCCCGGCGCTCCACAGGGCTGTATACAATAAGTGGTACGTGGATGAGCTCTATGATTTCCTCTTCGTTAATCCGTGCAAGGCTCTCGGCAATTTCCTGTGGAAAGGATTCGACGTTGTAGTCGTCGATGGTATGGTCAATGGAGTTGCCGCTGTTGTGAAAGGATTCGGGAGTGTTCTTCGGAACACCCAGACCGGTTACGTGCACAACTATGCCTTCTCCATGGCTGTTGGCGTGGTGGTGATCGTAGCGTTTTACCTCTTCCGCTAACAAAGTATTACTAGGACTAAAGGAGCAGAGTTCATGAGCCAGTTTCCGTTAATCAGCGTGATGACCTTTCTTCCACTCCTGGGGGTCGTACTGCTCTTCTTCGTCCCCAAGCAGAGCCACTCGGTGCACAGGATGCTCGCCTTGCTGGTCTCTCTGGTGACCTTTGTCGTGTCGATACCTCTGGTTACTGGATTCCAGAGTAACGCCGACTTCCAGTTCGTGGAGAAAATGCCGTGGATAGCTGCGGGTCCGTTCCAGATGAACTATCACGTTGCAATCGATGGTATCAGTCTCTGGCTCGTTCTCCTCACGACATTTATCATGCCGATCGCCATCCTCTCTACCTGGACAGCGGTAGAAGAGAAGGTCAAGGAGTACATGATCTGCCTCTTGCTGCTTGAAGTGGGAATGCTTGGAGCTTTCGTGTCGCTTGATCTCTTCCTGTTCTACATCTTCTGGGAAGTGATGCTCATACCGATGTATTTCATCATCGGGATCTGGGGTGGTAAAAATAAGATTTATGCTGCAGTCAAATTCTTCATCTACACGATGGTTGGCTCCATGCTCATGCTGGTCGCTCTGGTTACCCTCTACTTCAAGGCAGGGGCTGGAGACTTCAACGTGCTCAGGTTCTATGAAGTAACTCTTGATCCGGCAACACAAGTCTGGATGTTCTTGGCCTTTGCCCTGGCATTTGCCATCAAAGTGCCTATGTTCCCTCTCCACACGTGGCTTCCGGATGCTCACACCGAAGCGCCGACGGCCGGCTCGGTCATTCTGGCTGCAGTGCTCCTGAAGATGGGGACTTACGGTTTCGTTCGTTTTGCAATGCCGCTCTTCCCCGACGCAACCGATAAATTCACCCCCCTCATTGCTACGCTTTCGGTTATTGGCATCATATACGCTGCCCTTGTTGCAATGGTCCAAGAAGATGTCAAGAAGCTTGTAGCGTACTCATCTGTTGCTCACCTGGGCTACGTTATGCTGGGTGTGTTCGCACTGAATCTTCAAGGACTTTCCGGTGGAATGCTGCAAATGCTCAACCACGGTGTCTCAACCGGCGCACTGTTCCTCATCGTTGGCTTTATTTATGAGCGCCGCCACACTCGACTGATCACGGATTTCGGAGGGCTCGCCAAGCAAATGCCGGTGTTCGCTACGATATTTATGATCGTCACGCTTTCCTCGATCGGTCTACCCGGCACGAACGGTTTCGTAGGGGAATTCCTTGTTCTTCTCGGTGCGTTTGAAAGTGAGCTTCGTTGGTATGCTGTAATCGGTACAAGTGGTGTTATTCTGGCAGCCGTTTACATGCTCTGGATGTTCCAGCGCGTTATGTTCGGGGAGCTCACAAACCCAAAGAACCAGACCTTGTGTGATCTGAATGCACGTGAAGTCGGGATCATGCTTCCGCTACTCGTTCTGATCTTCGTGATGGGTGTATATCCCACTCCTTTCATTGAGAAGATGAGTCCTTCACTTGAGAAACTCATTGTTCATGTGAAGACCAAGCAGCAGGGTGCCGTTGCTCAGGTGGAGACCGTGCCTGCTGCTCCCCAGGTCATGCCTGCAGCTGCTGTTGTGCCTGCAGAACATAAGTAAATCCGTCTCAGAATAGCCACCGGAGGGATATTAGATGGAAACAATCGTACTCCCAGTCATTAACCTCGCACCCATCATGCCCGAGATCATACTTTCGGTCTTTGGCATGGCGCTGCTTCTCGTGAATGTGTTTGTACCGAGTGAGCAGAAGGCCTATCTGGGATACCTGAGCCTCGTAGGCATCATCGCAGCTGGCGTATCAATCGTCGGGGGATGGGGAGTACCACTCGACTCATTCAGCGGCTCTGTTGTGCAGGACAACTTCGCTCTCTTCTTCAAAGGGATATTCCTGCTCTCGGCCGGGCTGACGATTCTAATCTCCGATCATTACATGAAGCGCGAAGGGTGTAACCAGGGAGAACTCTATCCTCTGATTCTCTTCGCTACCATGGGAATGATGCTCATGGCATCCGGAACGGATCTCATGACGGTGTTCCTCGGTCTTGAAGTACTGTCAGTTTCGTTGTATGTCCTTGCAGGATTCAATCGGGCCAATCTCAAATCGAATGAGGCAGGGCTCAAATACTTCCTTCTCGGCGCGTTTTCGACCGGTTTCCTTCTCTATGGCATGGCATTGACCTATGGTGCTACCGGTACCACGAAAATCCCTAAAATTGCTGAGTTTGTAGCTGCCAACGGCATGGTAGCCCAATCGCCGATGTTCTATATCGGCATGCTTCTCATGGCGTCTGGGTTCGCGTTCAAGATTGCAGCGGCTCCCTTCCACATGTGGACTCCTGACGTCTATGAAGGTGCTCCGACTCCGATGACTGCCTTCATGTCCGCTGGTCCTAAAGCAGCCGGTTTTGCCGCTTTCATGAGGGTCCTGATAGTGGCATTCCCTACCCTCAAGGCCGACTGGTCTGACCTGCTGTGGGTCCTTGCAGTACTTACCATGACAATCGGCAACCTGATTGCACTCAATCAGGATAATATCAAAAGGATGCTTGCCTACTCGTCCATTGCCCACGCCGGCTACGCACTTGTCGGTTTCACCGCCGGAAACGCTGAAGGAGCAGCCGGTATCCTGTTCTATATGCTTTCCTATGCGTTCATGAACATCGGAGCCTTTGCAATCATCATCCTTGTGGGCAAGAAGGGTGAGGAAAATAACAATGTCGCAGACTACGCTGGTTTTGCCACAAAGCATCCGGTCCTGGCGCTGGCCATGGCGATCTTCCTGTTTTCCTTGGCAGGCATGCCCCCTACGGCTGGATTCATCGGTAAGTTTTATCTCTTCTCGGGCGCTATCAAGGCCGGTTACATCTGGCTCGCCATCATCGGTGTGCTGAACAGTGCCGCCTCTGTCTACTACTACCTCAGAGTTATGGTTTACATGTACATGAAGAATCCGACTGAGGAATTTGATTGGATGACCCTTTCCCCGGCAGTCATGCTCTGCATTCTGATTGCCGTGGTAGGCGTCATCATTCCCGGTGTGGTTCCTTCGTATCTTCTCGAACTTGCCCAAAAAGCCGTCCTGCTTTAATAACGGCATGAACCTTTGAAAAAAGCCCCTCCGAGGAGGGGCTTTTTTTTGTTCAAGTCTGTTAGACTTGATATAACACTATTATTCACAAGGAGGAGACCCATGGAGGAACGAACTGGAATTATCACATTCAAGGGCAATCCCATGACGTTATTGGGGCCGCAACTCAAGGTCGGGGATCAGGCTCCCGCGTTCACCGCGGTCGACACGTCGCTCACGGTGAGATCCCTCAGCGATTTCGGTGCAGCAATTAAGATCATCAGTGCCGTACCTTCGCTCGATACGCCGGTCTGCGATGCAGAGACACGGCGTTTCAACCAGGAGGCTGCATCGTTGCCTGCAAATGTCGTACTCCTGACCATCAGTCTTGATCTGCCATTTGCTCAGAAGCGCTGGTGTGGTGCCGCCGGCATTGACCGCGTGGTCACTCTTTCTGATTACCGGGATCGCTCGTTTGGCCTCGCCTACGGGGTGCTTATCAAGGAGCTAATGCTCTTGTCTCGTTCGGTGTTCGTGGTGGACGGTAATGGAGTGATCCGTTACCTTCAGCATGTGCCGGAGGTCACTTCCGAGCCCGACTATGCAGCGGTCCTTGATTCAGTGCGTGCCATGCTGTGATGGTATTCCTTCAACCCGGCAGAGGACGGGCACTGCCGGGTTGAAGCTCTCCGCCGCGGATTAAACCGAAGGATGGTAGCATTAGGGCTGGGAGGATAGTCTTTGACATTGATCGGCGCCTTCCGCTAATGTCGTACCATGGAACAACAACTTGCCGCTGACGGCCTGATTGTCTTATTTGTGGTGAGTTTCCTTGCAGCCACCCTCATCCCTGTCGGTTCCGAGTGGTTACTGGTCGCTCTGCTGACCCAGGATTACAACCCGCTGGCTGTTACAACTACGGCAACTGTCGGCAACATTCTCGGCGCTTGCACCACCTGGGCCGTCGGGATGTGGGGGGGCGTGTATCTGGTACGGCGGATCCTTCGGATATCGGAGGACGCTGAGCGTAGAGCAGAGCAGTTCTATCGTCGGTACGGTTACTGGTCGCTTCTTCTGTCATGGCTTCCGATACTCGGAGATCCCCTTTGTCTGGTAGGAGGGATATTGAGAGTGGGGTTCGGCCGGTTCGTACTGTTGGTTGGAATCGGAAAACTCGCACGCTACTCGTTCATTGCTTGGGTGACGGTCCATGCAGTCAACTGAAGCTTCAGCCCATCGGGAACTCGAAAACACCATTGTACGCCTGTTGAAGCGTCGTCCCTTCTATGGTCAATTTCTGTTAGCGATGCGTCGTGAGCAGCGGCCCGGGACTTTTCCCTTGGGGGTAACGTTTCGGGACGGTGTCCCGGTCTTGATGGTGAATCCTCACCGGCTCGAAGCCGAGTCTCCTGCAATCAGAGAAGGGTTGCTCGAGCATTGCGTCAGACATGTCATTCACCTACACATGGTGCGACGAAAAGGGCGTAACGGCCATGATTGGGATGTGGCCTGCGATTTGGCAATTAACCCGTCCATTGAACATCTGCCCGCCGATGCGCCCCTTCCTGTTCATTTCTCCGCCGACGATGGTCTGGCTGCCGAAGAGTATTACAGCCTGCTCTCCAACCCGTTCGATGCCGGAAGCTTGGAAGGGCAGGGTACAGGACGAGCAAGTCGGGACGAAGGCGGTGCAACTGGGGATGGCTGCGACCGGGACCTGAACGTCACTACGGTTGACGACCACAGTGCCTGGGAAGAAGCTGACTCGACTCCGTTTCGACTCGCTGAGGAGGTGGTGCGCGGCATGGTGCGTGAGGCCTGGCGACAGGCCGATGGCCACGTGCCTGCCGATATCCGCCGTGTTATAGAGGGAATGCTTGCACCCTCACCGATTCCGTGGCAGCAGGTCCTGCGGCAGTTCGTTGCGGCTGCTGGACGTACCGGCCGTGAAACGAGTTGGCTGAAAGAGCACCGGCGCTTCGTTCACATGACGCCTGGTATCCGCAAGCGAAGGCGGTTAAATCTGCTGGTCGGGATCGATGTGAGCGAATCCACCGACACCGTGGAGCTCCGGGAGGCATTTGCCCGGGAGTTAGTCCGGATATCCCGCGGTCGTGATGCACAGGTAACCGTTCTCTACGCCAACAGCCGGATACAGCAAATGGAGAGCTTCAGGGGAGCGCTGGGCTTGACTGAGGCTTACTACGGCGGTGGATTCACGGATCTTCGTCCTGTCTTTGAACATGCACGGACAATGATTCCCCGTCCCGCAGCAGTCATCTACCTGACCGATGGGGTCGGGCCCGCCCCCGAACAGATGGAGTTCCCCACCCTGTGGGTGCTGACGCGGGCAGGGGAGAAACCCGTCCCCTGGGGGGTGGAATTGAGGCTGGAGGTATGACCATGGGAGAACTGAAACCGATGACCACGGAGTCGGTGAAAGAACTGCTGGAAGAGGCTGGGGCTAAAGCCATGGCACGCTCGGGGAGAACTGAAAGTTACAGCGCGCCCCGGGACTTTTCCTTCGAGGTCAAGGCCATCTTCCCCAATGGTATGGGACTTCACATCGTTGCGCGGCAGTTCAACTACCGCGATCCGTGGGAAGCGACAGGGCGAGTCAATGATCTGGTCGACGTTTCATTGCTGCGGGATGGCATCTACACTCCCCTTCCCAAGGGATACAAATGGTTCCAGGGGCGCGATCTGGAGGAAGGGGTGGATGAGGCACGACTGAGGGAACTCATAGCCTGTGTCCGCGACGTCAATCCGAAGCTTTATCTGCTCCAGGAATTGACAGGAGACTTGTAGTAGTAAGACATTGCCTGTTGACAGAGTCTGAAACCTTGGGTAAAAGATAACCAATTAGGCTGTATGCATCCATGGTGTTTCATCGGTTCCAGGGACGGAACCGCCTTTACGACCAAGCCGCCTCCAAGCAAATGTAGGCGGCTTTTCCGTGTCTACGGCACAGTAAAATAGAACGTTGCCCCTTCTCCGGCCATGGCGTCCGCCCATATCCTTCCCCCGTGGCGTTCGATGGTACGGCGGACCGTGGCGAGGCCGATGCCGCTTCCTTCGAACTCGCTGGAATGGAGGCGTTCAAAGGGAGTGAAGAGCCGATGAGCGCGTGACATGTCAAACCCTGCTCCATTGTCGCGGATATAGTAGACCGCTTCTCCTGTGAGTTCGCACCTCCCGAACTCGATCACGGCGGTTTCTTTGTCTCCAGTATACTTCCAGGCATTACCCACGAGATTTTCGATCACTACCCGCATCAACCTCCGGTCACCATTTACTACTACCCCATCGGCAATAGTTGTCTTTACGTTCCGTTCGGGAAAGCGAAACCGGAATTCCTCAATTATCATCGAGGCCATATGCGAAAGGTCAACCGGCTCGCGGCGAATCTCTTCCCGCCCGAGGCGGGCGAGGCTGAGCAATGATTCGATGAGTCGGTTCATCCGCTTGCCAGCGGTCAGAATCCGCTCCACATAGCCCCGCCCCTTATCGTCGAGACGCGAACCGTAGTCGTCCAGCAAGATTTTGCCGAATCCGTATATGGACGTAAGGGGGGTGCGCAGATCATGGGAGACCGAGTAGTTGAAGGTTTCGAGCTCGCGGTTCACTGCCTCCAACTCTGCGGTACGCTCCGCGACCCGTCGTTCCAGTTCGGTGTTGGCCAGCCGGGCGTGCTCCTCAGCTCGGCTTCGCTCGGCGATCTCACGCTTGAGTTCACCGTTCACCCGGCTGAAAAAGATGAGAACGGCAGTGGTCAGAACAAAAAAGAGGGAGTGGATGAGAACGATCTGGACCCGTACCACGGCCAGAGTTCGTCCGAACGGAGCATAGGGGAACGAGAC
Protein-coding regions in this window:
- the nuoL gene encoding NADH-quinone oxidoreductase subunit L translates to MFEYVWLIPLFPLIGVIINGLFGKSIKNEKVIGGIGALMVFCSFLVSCGILIQLLSLPVEERFFEKSLFTWIAAGTFKTDIGFLIDPLSTLMIMVVTGVGFLIHVYSIGYMHGEEGFYRYFTYLNLFTFSMLLLVLGSNLLLMFVGWEGVGLCSYLLIGYYFHKKSAGDAGKKAFVMNRVGDFGFLLGTFTLFWYLGQNHNVWTINFRELSANAHLLPVGGIVTVITLCFFLGATGKSAQIPLYTWLPDAMEGPTPVSALIHAATMVTAGVYMIGRLNFVYIRSHETMMIVAIIGAATAIFAATIGTAQNDIKRVLAYSTVSQLGFMFLAMGVGAFTAGIFHLMTHAFFKACLFLGSGSVIHAMHHALHHAHSHDDPQDMRNMGGLRKAMPITFLTFLASTIAIAGIPGFSGFFSKDEILWQAFANPLHGSLNMILWGTGAVAAGFTAFYMFRLVFMTFTGECRINPKAKDHLHESPFVITFPLIVLGILAVVGGYVGMPKVLGMLPNYLEHYLEPVFVGSHEFMQQQLQGHGEAHHSHALEFGLMGLSVLIALVGISIAYVLYVMSPSLPAKFTAAFPALHRAVYNKWYVDELYDFLFVNPCKALGNFLWKGFDVVVVDGMVNGVAAVVKGFGSVLRNTQTGYVHNYAFSMAVGVVVIVAFYLFR
- a CDS encoding NADH-quinone oxidoreductase subunit M; this encodes MSQFPLISVMTFLPLLGVVLLFFVPKQSHSVHRMLALLVSLVTFVVSIPLVTGFQSNADFQFVEKMPWIAAGPFQMNYHVAIDGISLWLVLLTTFIMPIAILSTWTAVEEKVKEYMICLLLLEVGMLGAFVSLDLFLFYIFWEVMLIPMYFIIGIWGGKNKIYAAVKFFIYTMVGSMLMLVALVTLYFKAGAGDFNVLRFYEVTLDPATQVWMFLAFALAFAIKVPMFPLHTWLPDAHTEAPTAGSVILAAVLLKMGTYGFVRFAMPLFPDATDKFTPLIATLSVIGIIYAALVAMVQEDVKKLVAYSSVAHLGYVMLGVFALNLQGLSGGMLQMLNHGVSTGALFLIVGFIYERRHTRLITDFGGLAKQMPVFATIFMIVTLSSIGLPGTNGFVGEFLVLLGAFESELRWYAVIGTSGVILAAVYMLWMFQRVMFGELTNPKNQTLCDLNAREVGIMLPLLVLIFVMGVYPTPFIEKMSPSLEKLIVHVKTKQQGAVAQVETVPAAPQVMPAAAVVPAEHK
- a CDS encoding NADH-quinone oxidoreductase subunit N: METIVLPVINLAPIMPEIILSVFGMALLLVNVFVPSEQKAYLGYLSLVGIIAAGVSIVGGWGVPLDSFSGSVVQDNFALFFKGIFLLSAGLTILISDHYMKREGCNQGELYPLILFATMGMMLMASGTDLMTVFLGLEVLSVSLYVLAGFNRANLKSNEAGLKYFLLGAFSTGFLLYGMALTYGATGTTKIPKIAEFVAANGMVAQSPMFYIGMLLMASGFAFKIAAAPFHMWTPDVYEGAPTPMTAFMSAGPKAAGFAAFMRVLIVAFPTLKADWSDLLWVLAVLTMTIGNLIALNQDNIKRMLAYSSIAHAGYALVGFTAGNAEGAAGILFYMLSYAFMNIGAFAIIILVGKKGEENNNVADYAGFATKHPVLALAMAIFLFSLAGMPPTAGFIGKFYLFSGAIKAGYIWLAIIGVLNSAASVYYYLRVMVYMYMKNPTEEFDWMTLSPAVMLCILIAVVGVIIPGVVPSYLLELAQKAVLL
- the tpx gene encoding thiol peroxidase — encoded protein: MEERTGIITFKGNPMTLLGPQLKVGDQAPAFTAVDTSLTVRSLSDFGAAIKIISAVPSLDTPVCDAETRRFNQEAASLPANVVLLTISLDLPFAQKRWCGAAGIDRVVTLSDYRDRSFGLAYGVLIKELMLLSRSVFVVDGNGVIRYLQHVPEVTSEPDYAAVLDSVRAML
- a CDS encoding YqaA family protein, whose translation is MEQQLAADGLIVLFVVSFLAATLIPVGSEWLLVALLTQDYNPLAVTTTATVGNILGACTTWAVGMWGGVYLVRRILRISEDAERRAEQFYRRYGYWSLLLSWLPILGDPLCLVGGILRVGFGRFVLLVGIGKLARYSFIAWVTVHAVN
- a CDS encoding vWA domain-containing protein; this translates as MQSTEASAHRELENTIVRLLKRRPFYGQFLLAMRREQRPGTFPLGVTFRDGVPVLMVNPHRLEAESPAIREGLLEHCVRHVIHLHMVRRKGRNGHDWDVACDLAINPSIEHLPADAPLPVHFSADDGLAAEEYYSLLSNPFDAGSLEGQGTGRASRDEGGATGDGCDRDLNVTTVDDHSAWEEADSTPFRLAEEVVRGMVREAWRQADGHVPADIRRVIEGMLAPSPIPWQQVLRQFVAAAGRTGRETSWLKEHRRFVHMTPGIRKRRRLNLLVGIDVSESTDTVELREAFARELVRISRGRDAQVTVLYANSRIQQMESFRGALGLTEAYYGGGFTDLRPVFEHARTMIPRPAAVIYLTDGVGPAPEQMEFPTLWVLTRAGEKPVPWGVELRLEV
- a CDS encoding sensor histidine kinase; protein product: MHRNSIVSYSYLILALLMVVTGLSLWFNLRLAAEHYEELAAQMGRSILRSIIATRQWNAEHGGFYLPVSDTIRPNPYLKDPRRDVETTDGLKLTKINPAYMTRLLGEELRKIQDVAIHITSSVPVNPANRPDEWEEQALRGFEEGKPEIWSVEHGHNGKMFRLMTPLKSDAACFSCHEMTKHRRPGSILGGISVSFPYAPFGRTLAVVRVQIVLIHSLFFVLTTAVLIFFSRVNGELKREIAERSRAEEHARLANTELERRVAERTAELEAVNRELETFNYSVSHDLRTPLTSIYGFGKILLDDYGSRLDDKGRGYVERILTAGKRMNRLIESLLSLARLGREEIRREPVDLSHMASMIIEEFRFRFPERNVKTTIADGVVVNGDRRLMRVVIENLVGNAWKYTGDKETAVIEFGRCELTGEAVYYIRDNGAGFDMSRAHRLFTPFERLHSSEFEGSGIGLATVRRTIERHGGRIWADAMAGEGATFYFTVP